A single region of the Azospirillum fermentarium genome encodes:
- a CDS encoding ATP-binding cassette domain-containing protein, producing MPPDAVAFAAEGLRYAYGARVALDGVGFAVPSGGFTALLGPNGAGKSTLFAIATGLLVPQAGTVTVQGHDLGRRPGAALAAMGVVFQQPTLDLDLTVEQNLRYFAALHGLGGGEAARRIDAELDRLELSDRRKEVVRRLNGGHRRRVEIARALLHRPPLLLLDEPTVGLDRRSRLGLIAHVRDLCRRDGLAVLWATHLIDEIEEGDRVVVLHRGRVRAGGGVAAVVAAAGAADLADAFDRLTEEGR from the coding sequence TTGCCCCCTGATGCGGTGGCGTTCGCCGCCGAGGGGTTGCGCTATGCCTATGGCGCGCGGGTGGCGCTGGATGGTGTCGGCTTCGCCGTGCCGTCCGGCGGTTTCACAGCGCTTCTGGGGCCGAACGGGGCCGGCAAGTCCACCCTGTTCGCCATCGCCACCGGCCTGCTGGTGCCGCAGGCCGGCACGGTGACGGTGCAGGGCCACGATCTGGGGCGCCGCCCCGGTGCGGCCCTGGCCGCCATGGGGGTGGTGTTCCAGCAGCCCACGCTGGATCTGGACCTGACGGTGGAGCAGAATTTGCGCTACTTCGCCGCTCTCCACGGGCTGGGGGGCGGGGAGGCGGCCCGGCGCATCGACGCCGAACTGGACCGGCTGGAACTGTCCGACCGCCGGAAAGAGGTGGTGCGGCGGCTGAACGGCGGGCACCGGCGGCGGGTGGAAATCGCCCGCGCCCTGCTGCACCGCCCGCCGCTGCTGCTGCTGGACGAGCCCACGGTGGGGCTGGACCGCCGGTCGCGGCTGGGGCTGATCGCCCATGTGCGCGATCTGTGCCGCCGCGACGGGCTGGCGGTGCTGTGGGCCACCCACCTGATCGACGAGATCGAAGAGGGCGACCGCGTGGTGGTGCTGCACCGGGGCCGGGTGCGCGCCGGCGGCGGTGTCGCCGCGGTGGTGGCCGCCGCCGGTGCGGCGGATCTGGCGGACGCGTTCGACCGGCTGACGGAAGAGGGGCGATGA
- a CDS encoding ABC transporter permease, which translates to MGPYLIALRGIVVREVLRFLHQRERFFGALVRPLVWLFVFAAGFRAALGVAIIPPYETYIPYEVYIVPGLIGMIQLFNGMQGSLSMVYDREMGSMRVLLTSPLPRGFLLFARLLAGVVVSVFQVYGFLAIVALYGVPLPGWSPLTVLPALLLNGMMLGALGMTLASTIRQLENFAGVMNFVVFPLFFLSSALYPLYRMEEAGELLYWLCRVNPFTHGVELVRFALYGQMNGEGLAVVAGALLLFLALAIRGYSPARGMGSKGPQAAG; encoded by the coding sequence ATGGGGCCGTACCTGATTGCCCTGCGCGGGATCGTGGTGCGCGAGGTGCTGCGGTTCCTGCACCAGCGCGAACGCTTCTTCGGCGCGCTGGTCCGCCCGTTGGTGTGGCTGTTCGTGTTCGCCGCCGGCTTCCGCGCCGCCCTGGGCGTGGCGATCATCCCGCCGTACGAGACCTATATCCCGTACGAGGTCTACATCGTGCCGGGGCTGATCGGCATGATCCAGCTCTTCAACGGCATGCAGGGGTCGCTGTCCATGGTCTATGACCGGGAAATGGGCAGCATGCGCGTGCTGCTGACCAGCCCGTTGCCGCGCGGCTTCCTGCTGTTCGCCCGCCTGCTGGCGGGCGTGGTGGTGTCGGTATTCCAGGTCTACGGTTTCCTGGCCATCGTGGCGCTGTACGGCGTGCCGCTGCCGGGATGGTCGCCGTTGACCGTGCTGCCGGCCCTGCTGCTGAACGGCATGATGCTGGGCGCTTTGGGCATGACGCTGGCATCCACCATCCGGCAGTTGGAGAATTTCGCCGGGGTGATGAATTTCGTGGTCTTCCCGCTGTTCTTCCTGTCGTCAGCCCTCTATCCCCTGTACCGCATGGAAGAGGCGGGGGAACTGCTCTACTGGCTGTGCCGGGTCAATCCCTTCACCCACGGGGTCGAACTGGTCCGCTTCGCCCTCTATGGGCAGATGAACGGAGAGGGGCTGGCTGTGGTGGCGGGCGCGCTGCTGCTGTTCTTGGCGCTGGCAATCCGGGGCTATTCCCCCGCCCGCGGCATGGGGAGCAAGGGGCCGCAAGCCGCCGGCTGA
- a CDS encoding LysR family transcriptional regulator: protein MDTIWLEDFLAVAEWANFSRAAEHRNVTQPALSRRVKALEDWVGAPLFDRATHRITLTEAGERFRPVAEDTLRRLHQGREDIRALVSTAAATVTFASTHALALTYFPAWLRAVEDAAPEPLSGIRLVADTMQACERIMLQGQAQFLLCHHHPAAPGRLDGGDFRSLTLGADTLVPVCAPDGAGAPRHPLPGGPGQPVAHLSYSDESGMGRIAEAARGTMEPRPCLETVFTSHVAVLLKTMALDGRGLAWLPLSLVQPDLVPGGGLVRAGDGRWDIPITIRLFRPRARLSPVAERFWERLKTGPTY, encoded by the coding sequence ATGGACACCATCTGGCTCGAAGACTTCCTGGCGGTGGCCGAGTGGGCCAACTTCTCCCGCGCCGCCGAACACCGCAACGTCACCCAGCCGGCGCTGAGCCGGCGGGTGAAGGCGCTGGAGGATTGGGTGGGGGCGCCGCTGTTCGACCGCGCCACCCACCGCATCACCCTGACCGAGGCCGGCGAGCGCTTCCGCCCGGTGGCGGAGGATACGCTGCGCCGTCTGCACCAGGGGCGGGAGGATATCCGCGCGCTGGTGTCCACCGCCGCGGCCACCGTCACCTTCGCCTCCACCCACGCGCTGGCGCTGACCTATTTCCCCGCGTGGCTGCGGGCGGTGGAGGACGCCGCCCCCGAACCGCTGAGCGGCATCCGGCTGGTGGCCGACACCATGCAGGCGTGCGAGCGCATCATGCTTCAGGGACAGGCGCAATTCCTGCTGTGCCACCACCACCCGGCGGCACCGGGCCGGCTGGACGGCGGCGATTTCCGCTCGCTGACCCTGGGGGCCGACACCCTGGTTCCCGTGTGCGCCCCCGACGGGGCCGGCGCCCCGCGCCATCCCCTGCCCGGCGGTCCCGGCCAGCCGGTGGCGCATCTGTCCTACAGCGATGAATCCGGCATGGGCCGCATCGCCGAGGCCGCCCGCGGCACCATGGAGCCGCGCCCGTGCCTGGAAACCGTCTTTACTTCCCACGTGGCCGTTCTGCTGAAAACCATGGCGCTGGACGGGCGCGGGCTGGCGTGGCTGCCGCTCAGTCTGGTGCAACCGGATCTGGTGCCCGGCGGCGGGCTGGTGCGGGCGGGAGACGGGCGGTGGGACATCCCCATCACCATCCGCCTGTTCCGCCCACGCGCCCGTCTGTCCCCCGTGGCCGAACGCTTCTGGGAGCGGTTGAAGACCGGGCCGACGTACTAG
- a CDS encoding mandelate racemase/muconate lactonizing enzyme family protein, translating to MRIVEIREKVASIASDISNAYIDFSRMTCSVVAVVTDVVRDGKPVVGYGFHSNGRYDAAGLLRQRFIPRLLEADPDSLLDPDTGLIDPFRAWARMMTNEKPGGHGERSVAVGTLDMAIWDAVAKAAGVPLYRLLADRYRGGRADDRVWVYAAGGYYYPGKGLDALQDEMRSYRDMGYKTVKMKIGGAPLDEDLRRIEAVLEVVGDGQYLCVDANGRFGLDTAVAYAKALKPYNLFWYEEAGDPLDYALQAELGRHYDGAMATGENLFSHQDARNLLRHGGMNPDRDWLQFDCALSYGLVEYTRTLDAMAQLGWSSRRVVPHGGHQMSLNIAAGLHLGGNESYPGVFQPFGGFADGLAVQDGYVGLPDAPGVGFEAKSALIATLHELLGV from the coding sequence ATGCGCATCGTCGAGATTCGTGAAAAGGTCGCGTCCATCGCGTCCGACATCTCCAACGCCTACATCGACTTCAGCCGGATGACCTGTTCGGTGGTGGCGGTGGTGACCGACGTGGTGCGCGACGGCAAGCCGGTGGTGGGTTACGGGTTTCATTCCAACGGGCGCTACGACGCGGCGGGCCTGCTGCGCCAGCGCTTCATCCCCCGGCTGCTGGAGGCCGATCCCGACAGCCTGCTCGACCCGGACACCGGCCTGATCGACCCGTTCCGCGCCTGGGCGCGGATGATGACCAACGAGAAGCCCGGCGGCCACGGCGAACGCTCGGTGGCGGTGGGCACGCTGGACATGGCCATCTGGGACGCGGTGGCCAAGGCCGCCGGGGTGCCGCTGTACCGCCTGCTGGCCGACCGCTACCGCGGCGGACGGGCCGACGACCGGGTGTGGGTCTATGCCGCGGGCGGCTATTACTACCCCGGCAAGGGGCTGGACGCGCTGCAGGACGAAATGCGCTCCTACCGCGACATGGGCTACAAGACCGTCAAGATGAAGATCGGCGGCGCCCCCCTGGACGAGGATCTGCGCCGCATCGAGGCGGTGCTGGAGGTGGTGGGCGACGGGCAATACCTGTGCGTGGACGCCAACGGCCGCTTCGGCCTCGACACCGCCGTCGCCTATGCCAAGGCGTTGAAGCCGTATAACCTGTTCTGGTACGAAGAGGCCGGCGACCCGCTGGATTATGCCCTGCAGGCCGAACTGGGCCGCCACTACGACGGCGCCATGGCGACGGGGGAGAACCTGTTCTCCCACCAGGACGCCCGCAACCTGCTGCGCCACGGCGGCATGAACCCCGACCGCGACTGGCTGCAGTTCGACTGCGCGCTCAGCTATGGGCTGGTGGAATACACCCGCACCCTGGACGCCATGGCGCAGCTCGGCTGGTCCAGCCGGCGGGTGGTGCCCCACGGCGGCCACCAGATGTCGTTGAACATCGCCGCCGGGCTGCATCTGGGCGGCAACGAATCCTATCCCGGCGTGTTCCAGCCCTTCGGCGGCTTTGCCGACGGTCTGGCGGTGCAGGACGGCTATGTCGGCCTCCCCGACGCCCCCGGCGTGGGGTTCGAAGCCAAATCGGCGCTGATCGCCACGCTGCACGAGCTGCTGGGCGTGTAA
- a CDS encoding cation acetate symporter, protein MSRLLTLTLAGVLAASPSLATAIDGAVQRQPVNVMAIAMFLVFVAGTLGITYWASKRTRSASDFYTAGGGISGFQNGLAIAGDYMSAAAFLGLSGMVFAKGFDGVIYTIGFLMGWPMMLFLVAERLRNLGRFTFADVASYRLSQTPIRTLSAIGSLAVVCFYLIAQMVGAGKLIQLLFGLEYAYAVVLVGVLMIMYVTFGGMLATTWVQIIKAVMLLGGCTVLVGMALAQFGFSVDLLVSKAVEVHKAGPALLTPSAGMTDPIAALSLSLALMCGPGGLPHILMRFFTVPDAKEARKSVFYATGFIGYFFILTVLIGFLAIVIVGTNPEYLNAAGAIIGGGNMAAIHLSKAVGGNVFLGFISAVAFATILAVVAGLTLAGASAVSHDLYANVIKKGKADERSEIRVSRIATLALGVIAITLGLAFENQNIAFMVALAFGLAASVNFPVLLLSIFWKGMTTRGALVGGFAGLVSCIAMVVVGPTVWVSIFGFAKPIFPYEHPALFSMALAFAGIWLFSVTDKSQRAKDEAKAYDYQYIRSETGLGAAAASSH, encoded by the coding sequence ATGAGCCGTCTTCTGACCCTGACCCTGGCCGGTGTCCTGGCCGCATCGCCGTCGCTGGCCACGGCCATCGACGGGGCGGTGCAGCGCCAGCCGGTGAACGTGATGGCCATCGCCATGTTCCTGGTGTTCGTGGCCGGCACGCTGGGCATCACCTATTGGGCGTCCAAGCGCACCCGCTCGGCGTCCGACTTCTACACCGCGGGCGGCGGCATCTCCGGCTTCCAGAACGGTCTGGCCATTGCCGGCGACTACATGTCGGCGGCGGCGTTCCTGGGCCTGTCGGGCATGGTGTTCGCCAAGGGCTTCGACGGGGTGATCTACACCATCGGCTTCCTGATGGGCTGGCCGATGATGCTGTTCCTGGTGGCCGAACGGCTGCGCAACCTGGGCCGCTTCACCTTTGCCGACGTGGCCTCCTACCGCCTGTCGCAGACGCCGATCCGCACGCTGTCGGCCATCGGCTCGCTGGCGGTGGTGTGCTTCTACCTGATCGCGCAGATGGTGGGTGCGGGCAAGCTGATCCAGCTTCTGTTCGGTCTGGAATATGCCTATGCCGTGGTGCTGGTCGGCGTGCTGATGATCATGTACGTGACCTTCGGCGGCATGCTGGCCACCACCTGGGTGCAGATCATCAAGGCGGTGATGCTGCTGGGCGGCTGCACCGTGCTGGTGGGCATGGCGCTGGCCCAGTTCGGCTTCAGCGTCGATCTGCTGGTGTCCAAGGCCGTGGAGGTCCACAAGGCCGGCCCCGCCCTGCTCACGCCGTCGGCGGGCATGACCGATCCCATCGCGGCGCTGTCGCTCAGCCTGGCGCTGATGTGCGGTCCGGGCGGCCTGCCCCACATCCTGATGCGCTTCTTCACCGTTCCCGACGCCAAGGAAGCGCGCAAGTCGGTGTTCTACGCCACCGGCTTCATCGGCTACTTCTTCATCCTGACGGTGCTGATCGGCTTCCTGGCCATCGTCATCGTCGGCACCAACCCCGAATACCTGAACGCCGCGGGCGCCATCATCGGCGGCGGCAACATGGCGGCCATCCACCTGTCCAAGGCGGTGGGCGGCAACGTGTTCCTGGGCTTCATCTCGGCGGTGGCCTTCGCCACCATCCTGGCGGTGGTGGCCGGTCTGACGCTGGCCGGCGCGTCGGCGGTCAGCCACGACCTCTATGCCAACGTCATCAAGAAGGGCAAGGCCGACGAGCGCAGCGAAATCCGCGTGTCGCGCATCGCCACCCTGGCGCTGGGCGTCATCGCCATCACGCTCGGCCTGGCGTTCGAAAACCAGAACATCGCGTTCATGGTGGCGCTGGCCTTTGGTCTGGCGGCGTCGGTGAACTTCCCCGTGCTGCTGCTGTCCATCTTCTGGAAGGGCATGACCACCCGCGGCGCGCTGGTGGGCGGCTTCGCCGGTCTGGTGAGCTGCATCGCCATGGTGGTGGTCGGCCCCACCGTGTGGGTCAGCATCTTCGGCTTCGCCAAGCCGATCTTCCCGTACGAGCACCCGGCGCTGTTCTCCATGGCGCTGGCCTTCGCCGGCATCTGGCTGTTCTCGGTCACCGACAAGAGCCAGCGCGCCAAGGACGAGGCCAAGGCGTACGATTACCAGTACATCCGGTCGGAAACCGGCCTGGGTGCGGCGGCGGCGTCCTCGCACTGA
- a CDS encoding DUF485 domain-containing protein: MSEAVYDRVLANPKFAQLTARRNRFSVLLAVVMLGIYYAFVLTVAFNPKLLSLPWSEGLTLTIGLVAGFCITVACIVSTGIYVARANSEFDRLTRELIEEAGQ, encoded by the coding sequence ATGAGTGAAGCTGTTTACGACCGGGTTCTTGCGAACCCGAAATTTGCCCAACTCACCGCCCGGCGGAACCGCTTCAGCGTGCTGCTGGCCGTGGTGATGCTGGGTATCTACTATGCCTTCGTTCTGACGGTGGCGTTCAATCCCAAGCTTCTGTCGCTGCCGTGGTCGGAAGGTCTGACCCTGACCATCGGCCTGGTGGCGGGTTTCTGCATCACCGTCGCCTGCATCGTCAGCACCGGCATCTATGTGGCCCGCGCCAACAGCGAATTCGACCGCCTGACCCGCGAACTCATCGAGGAGGCCGGGCAATGA
- a CDS encoding acyl-CoA dehydrogenase, with protein MTDYAAPLRDMEFALRELAHLDEVLALPGFEDAGADVVASVLEEAAKIAANVIGPLNAPGDRQGSKLVDGVVKTPDGWHEAWQTLVDGTWNALPFSPEWGGMGLPHVVNTAVQEMWQSANMAFALCPMLTQGAVDAIVENGSDALKALFLPKLVSGEWTGTMNLTEPQAGSDLAAIRSRAERDGGRYRVFGQKIFITYGDHTLTENIVHLVLARLPDAPAGLKGISLFAVPKIKVDDAGTLLGPNDVRCVSLEHKLGIHGSPTAVMSFGDNGGAEGYLIGEENRGVEYMFVMMNHARLSVGVQGLGIADRAYQQAVSYARERVQGRPAGWTGGKTGIINHPDVRRMLMTMKCQVEAMRALAYEGAACIDIAHHIPDPARKAAAQQRYELLTPIIKGWSTEVGQEVASLGVQVHGGMGYVEETGAAQHLRDARITTIYEGTTAIQANDLVFRKVLRDKGAGIGALIADIRDLDADLAARPGEDFAAIRRALAEGADTLAGTVACFLGNDNPALPAAGAVPFLRLAGAVVGGYQMARAALAAARRLGEDGADAGFLNAKIATARFYAETILPTAQGFAHAATAGAAVTMAVDEAQL; from the coding sequence ATGACCGATTACGCCGCCCCCCTGCGCGACATGGAATTCGCGCTGCGTGAACTCGCCCACCTCGACGAGGTTCTGGCCCTGCCCGGTTTCGAGGATGCCGGCGCCGATGTGGTCGCCAGCGTGCTGGAAGAGGCGGCCAAGATCGCCGCCAACGTCATCGGCCCCCTGAACGCCCCCGGCGACCGCCAGGGGTCGAAGCTGGTGGATGGCGTGGTCAAGACCCCCGACGGCTGGCATGAAGCGTGGCAGACGCTGGTGGACGGCACGTGGAACGCCCTGCCCTTTTCCCCCGAATGGGGCGGCATGGGCCTGCCGCACGTGGTCAACACCGCCGTGCAGGAAATGTGGCAGTCGGCCAACATGGCCTTCGCGCTGTGTCCCATGCTGACCCAGGGGGCGGTGGATGCCATCGTCGAGAACGGGTCGGACGCGCTGAAGGCGCTGTTCCTCCCGAAACTGGTGTCGGGCGAATGGACCGGCACCATGAACCTGACCGAGCCGCAGGCCGGGTCCGATCTGGCCGCCATCCGCTCGCGCGCCGAACGCGACGGCGGCCGCTACCGCGTGTTCGGGCAGAAGATCTTCATCACCTACGGCGACCACACGCTCACCGAAAACATCGTCCATCTGGTGCTGGCCCGCCTGCCCGACGCCCCGGCGGGGCTGAAGGGCATTTCGCTGTTCGCCGTGCCCAAGATCAAGGTGGACGACGCCGGCACCCTGCTCGGCCCCAACGACGTGCGCTGCGTGTCGCTGGAGCACAAGCTGGGCATCCACGGCAGCCCGACCGCCGTCATGTCCTTCGGCGACAACGGCGGCGCCGAGGGCTACCTGATCGGCGAGGAAAACCGCGGCGTCGAATACATGTTCGTCATGATGAACCACGCCCGCCTGTCGGTCGGGGTTCAGGGTCTGGGCATCGCCGACCGCGCCTATCAGCAGGCGGTGTCCTACGCCCGCGAACGGGTGCAGGGGCGCCCCGCCGGCTGGACCGGGGGCAAGACCGGGATCATCAACCATCCCGACGTGCGCCGCATGCTGATGACCATGAAATGCCAGGTGGAGGCCATGCGCGCCCTGGCCTACGAGGGGGCGGCGTGCATCGACATCGCCCACCACATCCCCGACCCGGCCCGCAAGGCGGCGGCCCAGCAGCGCTATGAGCTGCTGACCCCCATCATCAAGGGCTGGTCCACCGAAGTGGGGCAGGAGGTGGCCTCGCTGGGCGTGCAGGTCCATGGCGGGATGGGCTATGTGGAAGAGACCGGCGCGGCGCAGCATCTGCGCGACGCCCGCATCACCACCATCTACGAAGGCACCACCGCCATCCAGGCCAACGATCTGGTGTTCCGCAAGGTGCTGCGCGACAAGGGGGCCGGCATCGGCGCGCTGATCGCCGACATCCGCGACCTCGACGCCGATCTGGCCGCCCGTCCGGGCGAGGATTTCGCCGCCATCCGCCGCGCGCTGGCCGAGGGCGCCGACACGCTGGCCGGCACGGTGGCCTGCTTCCTGGGCAACGACAACCCGGCGCTGCCGGCGGCGGGGGCGGTGCCGTTCCTGCGGCTGGCCGGTGCGGTGGTCGGTGGCTATCAGATGGCCCGCGCCGCCCTGGCCGCGGCCCGCCGTCTGGGCGAGGACGGGGCCGACGCCGGCTTCCTCAACGCCAAGATCGCCACCGCGCGGTTCTACGCCGAAACCATCCTGCCCACCGCCCAGGGCTTCGCCCACGCCGCCACCGCGGGTGCGGCGGTGACCATGGCCGTGGACGAAGCCCAGCTTTAA
- a CDS encoding acyl-CoA synthetase: protein MAVSNPYDTDLDPNAANFVALSPLTFLERAASVWPERTAVVHGAVRRTWGETYDRCRRLASALAARGIGTGDTIAVMGANTPEMFEAHFGIPMAGAVLNAVNTRLDAEAIAFILDHGDAKILIVDREFSAVTKRALDKATVKPLVIDIDDPSYKGGELIGSMTYEQFLDGGDPAYDWTPPADEWQAIALNYTSGTTGNPKGVVYHHRGAHLNAVSNALSWSLPQHAVYLWTLPMFHCNGWCFPWTLAAIAGTSVCLRHVRVEPILDAVRNEKVTHFCGAPIVLNMINNAPDSLKEGIEHKVRVMTAGAAPPAPVIEAMERMGFDVTHVYGLTESYGPSVVCVWHDRWNDLPLEDKARLKARQGVRGPILEGLMVADPMTLTPVPRDGATMGEIFLRGNNVMKGYLKNAKATAEAFEGGWFHTGDLGVWHADGYIEIKDRSKDIIISGGENISSLEVEEVLYRHPAVMEAAVVARPDAKWGETPCAFVTLKAGADVTEADLIAYCRGHMAHFKVPRTIVFSDLPKTSTGKIQKFALRQTAKDLNKDNA, encoded by the coding sequence GTGGCCGTTTCCAACCCCTACGATACCGATCTGGACCCCAACGCCGCCAATTTCGTGGCGCTGTCGCCCCTGACCTTCCTGGAGCGCGCCGCGTCGGTGTGGCCGGAGCGCACCGCGGTGGTCCACGGTGCCGTGCGCCGCACCTGGGGCGAGACCTATGACCGCTGCCGCCGTCTGGCCTCGGCCCTGGCCGCCCGCGGCATCGGCACCGGCGACACCATCGCGGTGATGGGCGCCAACACGCCGGAAATGTTCGAAGCCCATTTCGGCATCCCCATGGCCGGTGCGGTGCTGAACGCCGTCAACACCCGCCTGGACGCCGAAGCCATCGCCTTCATCCTCGATCACGGCGACGCCAAGATCCTGATCGTGGACCGCGAGTTCTCCGCCGTCACCAAGCGCGCGCTGGACAAGGCCACCGTCAAGCCGCTGGTCATCGACATCGACGATCCCAGCTACAAGGGCGGCGAGCTGATCGGGTCCATGACTTATGAACAGTTCCTGGACGGCGGCGACCCGGCCTATGACTGGACCCCGCCCGCCGACGAGTGGCAGGCCATCGCGCTGAACTACACCTCGGGCACCACGGGCAACCCCAAGGGCGTGGTGTACCATCACCGCGGCGCGCACCTGAACGCGGTCTCGAACGCCCTGTCGTGGAGCCTGCCGCAGCACGCCGTGTACCTGTGGACGCTGCCGATGTTCCACTGCAACGGCTGGTGCTTCCCCTGGACGCTGGCGGCCATCGCCGGCACCAGCGTGTGCCTGCGCCACGTGCGGGTGGAACCGATCCTGGACGCCGTGCGCAACGAGAAGGTCACGCATTTCTGCGGCGCCCCCATCGTGCTGAACATGATCAACAACGCGCCCGACTCCCTGAAGGAAGGGATCGAGCACAAGGTGCGCGTGATGACCGCCGGCGCCGCCCCGCCCGCCCCGGTGATCGAGGCGATGGAGCGCATGGGCTTCGACGTCACCCACGTCTACGGCCTGACCGAAAGCTACGGCCCGTCGGTGGTGTGCGTGTGGCACGACCGCTGGAACGATCTGCCACTGGAGGACAAGGCGCGGCTGAAGGCGCGCCAGGGCGTGCGCGGGCCCATCCTGGAAGGGCTGATGGTCGCCGACCCCATGACCCTGACCCCCGTCCCCCGCGACGGCGCCACCATGGGCGAGATCTTCCTGCGCGGCAACAACGTGATGAAGGGCTACCTGAAGAACGCCAAGGCCACAGCGGAAGCGTTCGAGGGCGGCTGGTTCCACACCGGCGACCTGGGCGTGTGGCACGCCGACGGCTACATCGAGATCAAGGACCGGTCGAAGGACATCATCATTTCCGGCGGCGAGAACATCTCGTCGCTGGAGGTGGAAGAGGTGCTCTACCGCCATCCGGCGGTGATGGAAGCCGCCGTGGTCGCGCGCCCCGACGCGAAGTGGGGTGAGACCCCGTGCGCCTTCGTCACGCTCAAGGCCGGGGCCGATGTGACCGAGGCGGACCTGATCGCCTATTGCCGCGGGCACATGGCCCACTTCAAGGTGCCGCGCACCATCGTGTTCAGCGACCTGCCGAAGACCTCCACCGGCAAGATCCAGAAGTTCGCCCTGCGCCAGACGGCCAAGGATCTGAACAAAGACAACGCGTAA